A section of the Marinimicrobium koreense genome encodes:
- a CDS encoding response regulator — MATHDPSVQQRIRALEKELAELKARVASSEPAGALSEAQASDRLSSAQDALIAAKTQADLANRTKSEFLARMSHEIRTPMNAIIGLGHLLGDTPLDDQQRSYLDSMGAAADSLLHIINQVLDFSKIETGKIVLESAHFDLEQVFEKLARLFEVSAIHRQVDITYDLHPEVPRFLRGDTARLSQILSHLVNNAMQYSTSDQVLLSVRQINATSEGVELKFCITDFGVGMSPEQVAALEASFDAMARGDFPRQVGVATSTGLTICYHLIKLMHGELEIQTEPGRGCRISFTARFEHSQIGARTLKERPDQFEHLRALIVDDNDLAREIIARTLHNMQLHADCAASAEEAIHQLRTAERAGRPYDLVLMDYQMPVVNGLEATEVLKADPALAHTPQVLLISSYHRDEIFDGEQNAELVDGFLNKPVSESRLFDALSQLFSGHLNAQAATTPGAEVSLAGLNVLLAEDNKVNQQVAQGILRKRGAEVTLAATGREALDQFYRNVDHFDVILMDLEMPDMDGYEATRRIRAGDQRPDIPIVALTAQALRGDRERCLAEGMNDYISKPIKPALLYQTLFEVVQAATTPQGK; from the coding sequence ATGGCGACACATGATCCCTCTGTGCAACAGCGCATCCGCGCGCTGGAGAAGGAACTGGCAGAGCTGAAAGCCCGAGTGGCTTCTTCAGAGCCCGCCGGTGCGCTTTCCGAGGCGCAGGCATCGGATCGGTTGTCCAGCGCCCAGGATGCCCTGATTGCCGCCAAAACCCAGGCCGACCTGGCCAACCGCACCAAAAGTGAATTTCTGGCCCGAATGAGCCACGAAATCCGCACGCCCATGAACGCCATCATCGGCCTGGGGCACCTGTTGGGCGACACCCCGCTGGACGACCAACAGCGCAGCTATCTGGACAGCATGGGCGCGGCGGCGGACTCACTGCTTCATATCATCAACCAGGTGCTCGACTTCTCCAAAATCGAGACCGGCAAAATCGTCCTCGAATCCGCTCACTTCGATCTGGAACAGGTGTTCGAAAAGCTGGCCCGGTTGTTCGAGGTCAGCGCCATCCACCGGCAGGTGGATATCACCTATGACCTTCACCCGGAGGTGCCCCGCTTTCTCCGGGGCGATACCGCCCGCCTGAGCCAGATATTGAGCCATCTGGTCAATAACGCCATGCAGTATTCCACCAGCGACCAGGTGCTGCTGAGCGTGCGTCAGATCAACGCCACTTCGGAAGGCGTCGAGCTGAAATTCTGCATCACCGATTTCGGGGTGGGAATGAGCCCGGAGCAGGTTGCGGCACTGGAAGCCAGTTTCGACGCCATGGCCCGGGGTGACTTCCCCCGGCAAGTGGGGGTGGCGACCAGCACCGGATTGACCATCTGCTATCACCTGATCAAGCTCATGCACGGCGAACTGGAAATTCAGACCGAGCCCGGCCGGGGCTGCCGGATCAGCTTTACCGCCCGGTTTGAGCACAGCCAGATCGGGGCCCGGACGCTGAAGGAGCGCCCGGACCAGTTTGAGCATCTTCGCGCCCTGATCGTCGATGATAACGACCTGGCGAGGGAAATCATTGCACGAACCCTGCACAATATGCAGCTTCATGCCGACTGCGCAGCGTCGGCCGAGGAGGCGATTCACCAGTTGCGCACGGCCGAACGGGCCGGCCGGCCCTACGACCTGGTACTGATGGATTATCAGATGCCGGTGGTCAACGGCCTGGAGGCCACCGAAGTGCTCAAGGCGGATCCGGCACTGGCCCATACACCTCAGGTCCTGTTGATTTCATCCTACCATCGCGATGAGATTTTCGACGGCGAGCAGAATGCCGAGCTGGTGGATGGGTTCCTGAACAAGCCCGTCAGCGAATCGCGGCTGTTTGACGCGCTCAGTCAACTGTTCAGCGGCCATCTGAACGCTCAGGCCGCCACCACGCCCGGCGCGGAGGTATCCCTGGCCGGGCTGAATGTCCTGCTCGCGGAGGACAACAAGGTGAATCAGCAGGTGGCCCAGGGCATTCTGCGCAAGCGCGGCGCCGAGGTGACACTGGCCGCCACAGGCCGCGAGGCACTGGATCAGTTTTACCGGAATGTGGATCATTTCGATGTCATATTGATGGACTTGGAAATGCCCGACATGGACGGCTATGAGGCGACCCGGCGGATTCGCGCCGGCGACCAGCGCCCGGACATTCCCATCGTGGCCCTGACCGCTCAGGCACTGCGGGGCGACCGCGAGCGCTGCCTGGCCGAGGGCATGAACGACTACATCAGCAAACCCATCAAGCCGGCCCTGCTCTACCAGACCCTGTTCGAGGTGGTTCAGGCGGCAACCACACCCCAGGGAAAGTAA
- a CDS encoding class I adenylate cyclase, with product MGLRSDVIELDHSDGGLDRKQLKRLKQRFLDLNRVRHRRMLEGLSDRQQDLVVLLPLLFHVNHPMLPGYVSGTTPAGLSGYEPDRDQIRRARGLARSFHYQRDVSARACDIDALFVMGSVGTIAQSEGSDLDVWVCHRPGLEREARDQLRRKCRQLSLWAEQQVRLEVHFFLMEPDQFRTGQLGQLSAEGSGSAQRFLLLDEFYRTALWLGGKLPLWWFVPSTCERDYAAYTQTLLGQRFLRAAEVIDFGGLPDIPTDEFVGAGIWHLYKGIESPHKSVLKLMLLEAYLQGQDRRPLALTFKEAVYQQAPHPDRLDAYVMIYRRLEQYLIDSGDPGDRLNLARRCLYFKVDKPLTRPPRSGRKSWQREQLEQLVAEWGWRHTELQRLDQRRHWKVPDVMEERRQLVAELSASYRLINAVSKESTETRISDDELMVLGRKLHAAFERKAGKVEWLNPDISQDIAEPALIFVEEPDTSPEGVRFWAVFRSRDGQPDGPPLKRARYLGELLLWTYGNGVLGAGAWFDVQGERVSLTAPQRQQLWQWLHQWLPLPLVTRAHEPFQRAARAERLLLLFNLGVEPQANLHERGLQMLSAQRDALDFSGLRDNLVLTLDLVQINSWREVLCRHYDDDALINGLQYYLRLAPPGRGLAPPEVTIRCLGAQGSLVVQRLEELWQDLVGCYYSGTRPASSRYVLETAEGYVLIQFLQQQPHVTRYGSYDALIDKLTNAQLEYSPIVVDRHALKNRPLKLMADQAREPGVYLFYQVQEEEAEVTLIDELGSLLVIRLSFFSHTTLLRPLHHFLRSVVARQSASADQGGDATPPVRLFELCGRVDQGRGYLEERASAGDLSRLTFTNIQVIAEPAPDGDILYTVYCNDREFSALDYGDELFTEVARYILSMRRAKERYPCYITDLDLSQCRDLLAPQLGLQLSHYLDIKAQLEQRLNRALLDL from the coding sequence ATGGGCCTACGCTCAGACGTCATTGAACTCGATCATAGTGATGGCGGGCTCGACCGGAAACAGCTCAAGCGGCTCAAACAACGTTTTCTCGATCTCAACCGGGTGCGCCACCGGCGCATGCTCGAGGGCCTGAGCGACCGTCAGCAGGACCTGGTGGTTCTGCTGCCGCTGCTGTTTCACGTCAACCACCCCATGTTGCCCGGCTACGTCTCCGGCACCACCCCCGCTGGCCTCAGTGGCTACGAACCCGACCGGGATCAGATCCGCCGAGCCCGGGGGCTGGCCCGCAGCTTCCACTATCAGCGCGACGTCAGCGCCCGCGCCTGTGACATCGACGCGCTGTTTGTCATGGGCAGCGTCGGCACCATCGCCCAGAGCGAAGGCAGTGACCTGGATGTCTGGGTATGCCACCGGCCGGGCCTGGAGCGCGAGGCGCGCGATCAGCTCCGGCGCAAGTGCCGCCAGCTGTCTCTCTGGGCGGAACAGCAGGTGCGCCTGGAAGTGCACTTTTTTCTGATGGAGCCCGATCAGTTCCGCACGGGTCAGCTGGGCCAGCTGTCGGCGGAGGGCAGTGGCTCCGCCCAGCGGTTTCTCCTGCTGGATGAGTTCTATCGCACCGCCCTGTGGCTGGGCGGCAAGCTGCCTCTGTGGTGGTTTGTGCCCAGTACCTGTGAGCGCGACTACGCCGCCTACACACAAACCCTGCTCGGGCAGCGGTTCCTGCGTGCCGCCGAGGTGATCGACTTTGGCGGCCTGCCGGACATTCCCACCGATGAATTCGTGGGCGCGGGCATCTGGCACCTCTATAAAGGCATTGAGTCGCCCCACAAATCGGTCTTGAAACTGATGCTGCTGGAGGCCTATCTGCAGGGGCAGGATCGGCGCCCGTTGGCGCTGACCTTCAAAGAGGCGGTGTATCAACAGGCGCCACACCCGGATCGCCTCGACGCCTATGTGATGATCTACCGGCGTCTGGAGCAGTACCTGATCGACTCTGGTGACCCGGGAGATCGCCTCAACCTGGCCCGCCGTTGCCTGTACTTCAAAGTGGACAAACCGCTGACCCGCCCGCCCCGCAGCGGGCGCAAGTCCTGGCAGCGGGAGCAACTCGAGCAACTGGTGGCGGAGTGGGGGTGGAGACACACTGAGCTTCAGCGGCTGGACCAGCGCCGGCACTGGAAGGTGCCGGATGTGATGGAGGAACGACGCCAACTGGTGGCAGAGCTCAGTGCCAGTTATCGGCTGATTAATGCCGTCAGCAAGGAGTCCACCGAAACCCGGATCAGCGATGACGAGCTGATGGTGCTGGGGCGCAAACTGCACGCGGCGTTTGAGCGCAAGGCGGGCAAGGTGGAGTGGCTCAACCCCGACATCTCCCAGGACATCGCCGAACCGGCGTTGATCTTTGTGGAAGAGCCGGACACGAGCCCCGAGGGGGTCCGCTTCTGGGCCGTGTTTCGCAGCCGGGATGGCCAGCCGGACGGCCCGCCCCTCAAGCGCGCGCGCTATCTGGGGGAGCTGCTGCTGTGGACCTATGGTAACGGCGTGCTCGGCGCCGGTGCCTGGTTTGATGTGCAGGGCGAGCGGGTCAGCCTGACCGCCCCCCAGCGCCAGCAGCTCTGGCAATGGTTGCATCAGTGGCTGCCGTTGCCGCTGGTGACTCGGGCCCACGAGCCTTTTCAGCGGGCCGCTCGCGCGGAACGCCTGCTGCTACTGTTCAATCTGGGCGTCGAGCCCCAGGCCAATCTCCACGAGCGGGGCCTGCAGATGCTCAGCGCCCAGCGCGATGCCCTGGACTTCAGTGGCCTGCGCGACAATCTGGTGCTGACCCTGGATCTGGTCCAGATCAACAGTTGGCGCGAAGTGCTGTGCCGTCACTATGACGACGATGCACTGATCAACGGCCTCCAGTATTACCTGCGTCTGGCGCCTCCGGGACGGGGGCTGGCCCCGCCGGAGGTCACCATCCGGTGCCTGGGAGCCCAGGGTAGCCTGGTGGTCCAGCGTCTGGAGGAACTCTGGCAGGACCTGGTCGGCTGTTATTACTCCGGCACCCGTCCCGCCAGTAGCCGCTATGTGCTGGAAACCGCCGAAGGCTATGTGCTGATCCAGTTCCTCCAGCAACAACCCCACGTCACCCGTTATGGCAGCTACGATGCCCTGATCGACAAGCTGACCAATGCGCAACTGGAATACAGCCCCATCGTGGTCGATCGGCACGCCCTGAAAAATCGTCCTCTGAAACTGATGGCCGACCAGGCTCGCGAGCCGGGGGTCTATCTGTTTTATCAGGTGCAGGAAGAGGAGGCCGAAGTGACCTTGATTGATGAGCTGGGGTCTCTGCTGGTGATCCGGCTCTCGTTTTTCAGCCACACGACGCTTCTGCGTCCCCTGCATCATTTCCTGCGTTCCGTCGTGGCCCGTCAGAGCGCCAGCGCCGATCAGGGAGGAGACGCGACGCCCCCGGTTCGGCTGTTTGAGCTGTGTGGCCGGGTGGATCAGGGTCGCGGCTACCTGGAGGAACGTGCCAGCGCCGGAGACCTCAGCCGGTTGACCTTCACCAATATTCAGGTGATTGCCGAGCCGGCTCCGGACGGCGATATCCTGTACACCGTGTACTGCAATGACCGGGAGTTCTCGGCCCTGGACTATGGAGACGAGCTGTTCACCGAAGTGGCGCGCTATATCCTGTCCATGCGTCGTGCCAAAGAGCGCTATCCCTGCTATATCACCGACCTGGACCTCAGCCAGTGCCGGGACCTGCTGGCACCCCAACTGGGGCTTCAACTAAGCCACTACCTGGACATCAAGGCCCAACTGGAACAGCGGCTCAACAGGGCGCTGTTGGATCTGTAA
- a CDS encoding GMC oxidoreductase produces the protein MADNHYDAIVVGSGISGGWAAKELTEKGLKVLLLERGRNIEHVKDYKNATKEVWDYPHRNKPTQEMIENYPVLSRDYPLNESTFGMWADEQKNPYIEEKRFDWFRGYHVGGRSLLWGRQSYRLAPADFEANAKEGIAIDWPIRYNDIAPWYDYVEKFAGIAGTREGLDILPDGQFLPPIPLNCVEKDVAARIEKAFGGKRHMIHSRVANITEPKPEQGRVNCQYRNKCWLGCPFGAYFSTQSSTLPAAMKTGNLTLRPFSLVKEIIYDKDKKRAKGVEVIDTENNQTYEYTADVVFLNASAFNSTWILMNSARDVWDGGLGSSSGELGHNVMDHHFRAGASGQVEGFDDKYYYGRRPAGFYVPRFRNVGGDQRDYVRGFGYQGSASRQNWDRNIAEFEVGADLKQALSEPGAWNIGMIGFGEILPYHDNRISLNHSVTDAWGLPVLAMNVEIKDNEKKMRKDMIQDAVDMLEAAGVKNVQGGDWGYAPGMGIHEMGTARMGRDPKTSVLNAHNQVWDAPNVYVTDGACMTSASCVNPSLTYMALTARAVDHAVNELKKGNL, from the coding sequence ATGGCAGACAACCACTACGACGCAATTGTGGTCGGCTCCGGCATCAGCGGCGGCTGGGCCGCCAAAGAGCTGACCGAAAAAGGCCTGAAAGTGCTCCTGCTGGAGCGCGGTCGCAATATCGAACACGTCAAGGACTACAAGAACGCCACCAAGGAAGTCTGGGACTATCCGCACCGGAACAAGCCCACCCAGGAAATGATCGAAAACTACCCGGTCCTCAGCCGGGACTACCCGCTCAATGAGTCCACCTTCGGGATGTGGGCCGACGAGCAGAAAAACCCCTACATTGAAGAAAAGCGCTTCGACTGGTTCCGCGGTTACCACGTGGGCGGTCGTTCCCTGCTGTGGGGCCGTCAGAGTTACCGCCTGGCGCCGGCGGACTTTGAAGCCAATGCCAAAGAAGGCATCGCCATCGACTGGCCGATCCGCTACAACGACATCGCCCCCTGGTACGACTACGTCGAGAAATTCGCCGGCATCGCCGGGACCCGGGAAGGCCTGGACATCCTCCCCGATGGTCAGTTCCTGCCCCCCATCCCGCTCAACTGCGTGGAAAAAGACGTGGCGGCGCGTATCGAAAAGGCGTTCGGCGGCAAGCGGCACATGATCCACAGCCGGGTGGCCAATATCACTGAACCCAAGCCCGAGCAGGGCCGGGTCAACTGCCAGTACCGCAACAAGTGCTGGCTGGGCTGTCCCTTCGGCGCCTACTTCAGCACCCAGTCCTCCACTCTGCCGGCGGCCATGAAAACCGGCAACCTGACCCTGCGGCCCTTCTCATTGGTGAAAGAAATCATCTACGACAAGGACAAAAAGCGGGCCAAGGGCGTGGAGGTGATCGACACCGAAAACAACCAGACCTACGAGTACACCGCCGACGTGGTGTTCCTGAACGCCTCGGCCTTCAACTCCACCTGGATTCTGATGAACTCCGCCCGGGATGTCTGGGATGGCGGTCTGGGCAGCAGCTCCGGGGAGCTGGGCCACAACGTCATGGACCACCATTTCCGGGCCGGCGCCAGCGGCCAGGTGGAAGGTTTTGACGACAAATACTATTACGGCCGTCGTCCCGCCGGTTTTTATGTCCCGCGTTTTCGCAACGTGGGCGGTGATCAGCGTGATTATGTACGCGGCTTTGGTTACCAGGGCTCCGCCAGTCGCCAGAACTGGGATCGCAACATCGCCGAGTTTGAGGTAGGCGCTGATCTCAAGCAGGCACTCAGCGAACCGGGCGCCTGGAACATCGGCATGATCGGTTTTGGTGAAATTTTGCCCTATCACGACAATCGCATCTCCCTGAACCACAGCGTCACCGACGCCTGGGGGCTGCCGGTGCTGGCGATGAACGTCGAGATCAAGGACAACGAAAAGAAAATGCGCAAGGACATGATTCAGGACGCGGTGGATATGCTCGAAGCCGCGGGTGTGAAGAATGTTCAGGGCGGCGACTGGGGCTACGCTCCGGGCATGGGCATTCACGAAATGGGCACCGCCCGCATGGGCCGGGACCCGAAAACCTCGGTGCTGAATGCCCACAACCAGGTATGGGACGCGCCCAACGTCTACGTCACCGACGGCGCCTGCATGACCTCCGCCTCCTGCGTAAACCCGTCCCTGACCTATATGGCACTGACCGCCCGGGCCGTGGACCACGCGGTGAATGAACTGAAGAAGGGGAATCTGTGA
- the lysA gene encoding diaminopimelate decarboxylase — protein sequence MQPFERRDGELFVEDVPLARIAEQFGTPTYVYSRAAFTQHYLAYAQALGDHPGMVCYAIKANSNLAVLNLLARLGAGFDIVSGGELERVLRAGGDPKRVVFSGVGKTREEMTQALNAGIFCFNVESEAELEQLSQVASELGKTANISLRVNPDVDAQTHPYISTGLKENKFGIDIERAPAVYRRAAELPGLSVQGLDCHIGSQLTQLAPFMDALDRLLVLVDELAGEGIHIHHLDLGGGLGVTYRDETPPPVSDYMDAIKARLGDRKLSLMFEPGRSIAANAGVLLTQVLYLKPTEHKNFAIIDGAMNDNIRPSLYQAWQNIVPVREHGGEVKTWDLVGPVCETGDFLGKDRSLALEAGDVLAMLSAGAYGFGMSSNYNSRGRPAEVLVDGDRAHLVRARETIDDQLRGEQVLPDSE from the coding sequence ATGCAGCCTTTTGAACGCCGTGACGGCGAACTGTTTGTGGAAGACGTCCCCCTGGCCCGCATTGCCGAGCAGTTCGGCACGCCCACCTACGTCTACAGCCGCGCCGCCTTTACCCAGCACTACCTGGCCTACGCCCAGGCCCTGGGCGATCACCCGGGGATGGTGTGCTACGCCATCAAGGCCAACTCCAACCTGGCGGTGCTGAACCTGCTGGCCCGGTTGGGCGCCGGGTTCGATATTGTTTCCGGTGGCGAGCTGGAGCGGGTCCTGCGCGCCGGTGGTGATCCCAAGCGGGTGGTGTTTTCCGGGGTGGGCAAAACCCGCGAGGAAATGACCCAGGCACTCAACGCCGGGATCTTCTGCTTCAACGTCGAATCCGAGGCGGAGCTGGAGCAGCTCTCACAGGTGGCCAGTGAGCTCGGCAAAACCGCCAATATCTCCCTGCGGGTCAACCCGGATGTGGACGCCCAGACTCACCCCTATATCTCGACCGGGCTGAAAGAGAACAAGTTCGGCATCGATATCGAACGCGCCCCGGCCGTTTACCGCCGGGCGGCAGAGCTGCCCGGGTTGTCCGTGCAGGGTCTGGACTGCCACATCGGCTCCCAGCTGACCCAGCTCGCCCCGTTTATGGACGCGCTGGATCGCCTGCTGGTGCTGGTCGACGAGCTGGCCGGCGAAGGCATCCACATTCATCACCTGGACCTGGGTGGTGGCCTGGGGGTGACCTATCGGGACGAAACCCCGCCGCCGGTCAGTGACTATATGGACGCGATCAAGGCCAGGCTCGGCGATCGTAAATTGAGTCTGATGTTTGAACCGGGCCGCTCCATTGCCGCCAATGCCGGCGTGTTGTTGACTCAGGTGCTCTACCTCAAGCCGACCGAACACAAGAACTTTGCCATCATTGACGGGGCCATGAACGACAACATTCGCCCGTCCCTGTACCAGGCGTGGCAAAACATTGTGCCGGTGCGGGAGCATGGGGGTGAGGTAAAAACCTGGGACCTGGTAGGCCCGGTGTGCGAAACTGGGGACTTTCTGGGCAAAGACCGATCCCTCGCACTGGAGGCCGGTGACGTGCTGGCCATGCTCTCCGCCGGGGCCTACGGCTTTGGCATGAGCTCCAACTACAACAG
- a CDS encoding ABC transporter ATP-binding protein, giving the protein MIKLDNIHKYYATGDQRLHVLKGINLHIREGELVSIMGSSGSGKSTLLNILGILDTHDEGDYFLAGREIRHLKQKTAAQMRNQLLGFIFQSFNLLPFKNALENVALPLYYQNVGRKERNRTAARYLEMVGLSDRALHMPNELSGGQKQRVAIARALVTQPKVILADEPTGALDSKTTEDIMALIKEVHSLGNTIVIVTHEKDVANQTERQIVLKDGQIISAADLHRSALEHA; this is encoded by the coding sequence ATGATCAAACTCGATAATATTCACAAGTACTACGCCACCGGCGACCAGCGCCTGCATGTGCTCAAGGGCATCAACCTGCACATTCGCGAGGGCGAGCTGGTGTCGATCATGGGTTCGTCGGGCTCGGGCAAATCCACCCTGCTGAATATTCTGGGGATTCTCGATACCCACGATGAGGGCGACTACTTTCTCGCCGGGCGGGAAATTCGCCACCTGAAACAGAAGACCGCCGCGCAAATGCGCAACCAGTTGCTCGGCTTCATTTTCCAGTCATTCAATCTTCTGCCCTTCAAAAACGCCCTTGAGAATGTGGCCCTGCCACTGTACTACCAGAATGTCGGGCGCAAGGAGCGCAACCGGACCGCCGCCCGCTACCTGGAGATGGTGGGGCTGAGTGACCGCGCCCTGCACATGCCCAACGAACTATCCGGCGGCCAGAAGCAGCGCGTGGCCATTGCCCGGGCGTTGGTAACCCAGCCCAAAGTCATTCTCGCCGATGAGCCCACCGGCGCCCTGGACAGTAAGACGACCGAGGACATCATGGCGCTGATCAAGGAAGTGCACAGTCTGGGCAACACCATCGTGATCGTCACCCATGAAAAGGATGTCGCCAACCAGACCGAGCGGCAGATTGTGCTCAAAGACGGCCAGATTATTTCCGCCGCCGACCTGCACAGATCGGCCCTCGAACACGCCTGA
- a CDS encoding gluconate 2-dehydrogenase subunit 3 family protein — translation MNRRELLKLITAATGTAMIGGTGVIAGCAAKEEAAPSLSFTEQDVFLLDEVAETILPRTDTPGAKDAEVGQFMTVFVRDCYTEAEQAIFHSGMEQLNAAANEQYGSDFMNLSGEQRTEFIRALDAEAKAVAAAGTTPPHYFTMMKQLTLFGFFTSQVGATQVLRYIAIPGRYDGCMPYEEGDRAWAT, via the coding sequence ATGAATCGACGTGAACTCCTCAAACTGATCACCGCCGCCACTGGCACCGCCATGATCGGCGGCACCGGGGTCATCGCCGGCTGTGCCGCCAAAGAGGAGGCGGCCCCGAGCCTGAGCTTCACCGAACAGGACGTGTTCCTGCTCGATGAAGTGGCGGAAACCATCCTGCCACGCACCGACACCCCAGGGGCCAAAGACGCCGAAGTGGGCCAGTTCATGACCGTGTTTGTCCGGGACTGCTACACCGAGGCCGAGCAGGCGATCTTCCACAGCGGCATGGAGCAATTGAACGCCGCGGCTAACGAGCAGTACGGCAGCGACTTCATGAACCTGAGTGGCGAGCAGCGCACCGAGTTCATTCGTGCACTGGATGCCGAGGCCAAAGCGGTAGCCGCCGCCGGCACCACCCCGCCGCACTACTTCACCATGATGAAGCAGCTGACCCTCTTCGGTTTCTTCACCTCCCAGGTGGGGGCCACCCAGGTGCTGCGCTACATCGCCATCCCGGGCCGTTACGATGGTTGTATGCCGTACGAGGAAGGCGACCGGGCCTGGGCGACTTGA
- the lptM gene encoding LPS translocon maturation chaperone LptM encodes MTPRYATLSAVLLSTLLLAACGQKGPLYLPEDAESGEPRNEQPAPEGSQSE; translated from the coding sequence ATGACCCCCCGTTACGCCACCTTGAGTGCGGTATTGCTGTCCACCTTACTGCTGGCAGCCTGTGGTCAGAAAGGCCCTCTCTACTTGCCCGAAGATGCCGAATCCGGTGAACCCCGGAACGAGCAACCCGCGCCGGAAGGCAGCCAGAGCGAATAA
- a CDS encoding SLC13 family permease: MPDIRPTQGKWLSLLLGTTGVLLVALVPAPGDLSTEAWRALGLAWLMAVFWIAETLPLAATALLPIVLGPLLGLVEPGAVTRDYAHPLIFLFLGGFVLGLAMERWRLHERMALRILSTMGGTPARELAGFMLATAFLSMWVSNTATAIMMLPIALSVIQVKGVDDARSGNPYAVALLLAVAYSASIGGIATLIGTPPNALLAAYLSEQHGIQLGFGEWMIIGLPVSLTMLTAAWLWLAHVVARGRTAGTGDAPSHKTDHDLFRQRLDELGPMTRMEKRVTWVFILTAVAWIFQPLLAGLFPAGSLTDTSIAIACAIVLHALPAGDGNGSRLMDWESSQKLPWGVLLLFGGGLALAGIIQDSGLAQAIASGLETLNRWPTAVIVLAVTATIIFLTEITSNTATTAAFLPLLGALAIALGLPVEALVVPAAIAASCAFMLPVATPPNAIVFGSNQLSIKQMASAGLALNLIGTALVAALGTALIHWRLFH; this comes from the coding sequence TTGCCCGATATCCGACCCACTCAGGGAAAATGGCTCAGTTTACTGCTCGGGACCACCGGCGTGCTGTTGGTGGCCCTGGTTCCGGCCCCCGGCGATCTGTCCACCGAGGCCTGGCGCGCTCTGGGGTTGGCATGGCTGATGGCCGTGTTCTGGATTGCCGAAACATTGCCTCTGGCCGCCACCGCGCTGCTGCCGATTGTGCTCGGCCCACTGCTCGGTCTGGTCGAGCCCGGTGCCGTAACTCGCGATTATGCCCACCCGCTGATCTTCCTGTTTCTCGGCGGGTTTGTGTTGGGCCTGGCCATGGAACGCTGGCGTCTGCACGAGCGGATGGCACTGCGGATTCTGTCCACCATGGGCGGCACCCCGGCCCGGGAACTGGCGGGTTTCATGTTGGCCACAGCCTTCCTGAGTATGTGGGTCAGCAATACGGCCACCGCGATCATGATGCTGCCCATTGCACTCTCGGTCATTCAGGTGAAAGGGGTCGATGATGCCCGTTCGGGCAACCCCTACGCCGTGGCCCTGCTGCTTGCCGTTGCCTATTCCGCGAGTATCGGCGGCATTGCCACTCTGATCGGCACCCCGCCAAACGCTCTGCTGGCCGCCTATCTGTCCGAACAACATGGTATCCAATTGGGATTTGGCGAGTGGATGATCATCGGCTTGCCGGTCAGCCTGACCATGCTGACAGCGGCCTGGCTGTGGCTGGCCCACGTGGTGGCCCGCGGACGGACCGCCGGTACCGGCGATGCTCCATCTCACAAAACCGATCACGACCTGTTCCGGCAGCGCCTCGACGAGCTGGGGCCCATGACGCGGATGGAAAAGCGGGTCACCTGGGTGTTCATCCTGACGGCGGTGGCCTGGATTTTTCAGCCCTTGCTGGCCGGATTATTCCCCGCTGGTTCGCTCACCGACACCAGCATCGCCATTGCCTGTGCCATTGTACTGCACGCGCTTCCCGCCGGTGATGGAAACGGCTCACGCCTGATGGACTGGGAATCCAGCCAGAAACTGCCCTGGGGGGTATTGCTGCTGTTTGGTGGCGGGCTGGCACTGGCCGGTATCATCCAGGATTCCGGGCTGGCCCAAGCCATTGCCTCGGGCCTGGAAACGCTGAATCGCTGGCCTACCGCGGTCATTGTTCTGGCCGTGACGGCAACCATCATCTTTCTGACCGAAATCACCAGCAATACCGCGACAACGGCCGCCTTTCTCCCCCTGCTGGGCGCGCTGGCCATTGCCCTGGGTCTGCCGGTGGAGGCGCTCGTGGTGCCCGCCGCGATTGCCGCGAGCTGTGCCTTCATGCTGCCGGTGGCCACCCCACCGAATGCCATTGTGTTTGGCTCAAACCAGCTATCGATCAAACAGATGGCATCCGCAGGTTTAGCGCTCAATCTGATCGGTACCGCTCTGGTGGCGGCCCTCGGGACGGCGCTGATTCACTGGCGGTTGTTCCACTAG